In a single window of the Anguilla rostrata isolate EN2019 chromosome 4, ASM1855537v3, whole genome shotgun sequence genome:
- the LOC135252485 gene encoding large ribosomal subunit protein uL18-like produces MGFVKVVKNKSYFKRYQVKFRRRREGKTDYFARKRLVIQDKNKYNTPKYRMIVRFSNRDIVCQIAYAKIEGDVIVCAAYSHELPKYGVSVGLTNYAAAYCTGLLMARRLLNKFGLDKVYEGQVEVTGDEFNVESIDDQPGAFTCYLDAGLARTTTGNKVFGALKGAVDGGLSIPHSTKRFPGYDPESKEFNADVHRKHIMGINVSEYMSYLMEEDEDAYKKQFSRFIKNGVTPDSVEEMYKKAHAAIRENPVHEKKPKKEVKKKRWNRAKLSLAQRKDRVAQKKASFLRAQEQEVADS; encoded by the exons ATG GGTTTCGTTAAGGTGGTCAAGAATAAGTCCTACTTCAAGAGATACCAGGTGAAGTTCAGGAGGAGGCGAG AGGGAAAGACCGACTACTTTGCCCGCAAGCGCCTGGTCATCCAAGACAAGAACAAGTACAACACACCCAAGTACAGGATGATCGTCAGGTTCTCCAACAGGGACATTGTCTGCCAG ATCGCTTACGCCAAGATAGAGGGAGACGTGATCGTGTGCGCCGCCTACTCCCACGAGCTGCCGAAGTACGGAGTCTCCGTGGGGCTGACGAACTACGCGGCGGCCTACTGCACTGGATTGCTGATGGCCCGCAGG CTTTTGAACAAGTTTGGCCTTGACAAAGTTTACGAGGGCCAGGTGGAGGTGACTGGAGATGAGTTCAATGTGGAGAGCATCGACGACCAGCCCGGTGCTTTCACCTGCTACCTGGACGCAGGACTCGCCAGAACCACAACCGGAAACAAAGTGTTTGGGGCTCTCAAAGGCGCGGTCGACGGGGGGCTGTCCATCCCTCACAG CACCAAGCGCTTCCCTGGCTACGACCCCGAAAGCAAGGAGTTCAACGCGGACGTCCACCGCAAGCACATCATGGGCATCAACGTGTCCGAGTACATGAGCTACCTgatggaggaggacgaggacgcCTACAAGAAGCAGTTCTCCCGCTTCATCAAGAACGGCGTCACCCCCGACTCC GTGGAGGAGATGTACAAAAAGGCTCACGCCGCTATCCGTGAGAACCCAGTCCACGAAAAGAAGCCCAAGAAAGAAGTCAAGAAGAAGAG GTGGAACCGCGCCAAACTTTCTCTGGCCCAGAGAAAGGACCGTGTTGCCCAGAAGAAGGCCAGCTTCCTCAGGGCCCAGGAACAAGAGGTTGCCGACAGCTAA